A part of Pseudoliparis swirei isolate HS2019 ecotype Mariana Trench chromosome 8, NWPU_hadal_v1, whole genome shotgun sequence genomic DNA contains:
- the LOC130198029 gene encoding C-X-C chemokine receptor type 4-like — MSYYEHIFFDYDINDTGSGSGSGDLSGDLEEPCDVEHMMTTNLHKVFLPVVYAFIFILGITGNGLVVIVLGCQRRSKCSLTDRYRLHLSAADLLFVLALPFWAVDSALSDWRFGAAACVGVHVIYTVNLYGSVLVLAFISLDRYLAVVRATDTNTGGLRQLLAHRLVYVGAWLPAGLLAVPDMIFARTQEGGDGATLCQRFYPEYNAPVWVAVFNFQLVLVGLVIPGLVLLVCYCVIVTRLTRGPLGGQRQKRRAVRTTIALVLCFFVCWLPYGAGISVDTLLRLEVLPRGCGLEAVLGVWLAVAEPMAFAHCCLNPLLYAFLGAGFKSSARRALTLSRASSLKILPRRRPGASTTTESESSSLHSS, encoded by the exons ATGTCTTACTACGAG CATATCTTCTTCGACTACGACATCAATGACACGGGCTCGGGTTCTGGTTCCGGGGACCTGTCGGGGGACCTGGAGGAGCCCTGTGACGTGGAGCACATGATGACCACCAACCTGCACAAGGTCTTCTTGCCGGTGGTCTacgccttcatcttcatcctggGCATCACCGGAAACGGCTTGGTGGTCATCGTGCTGGGCTGCCAACGCag GTCAAAGTGCAGCCTCACGGACCGGTATCGCCTCCACCTCTCGGCCGCCGACCTCCTCTTCGTCCTGGCGCTGCCCTTCTGGGCCGTGGACTCGGCGCTGTCCGACTGGCGCTTCGGGGCGGCCGCCTGCGTCGGCGTGCACGTCATCTACACGGTCAACTTGTACGGCAGCGTGCTCGTCCTGGCGTTCATCAGCCTGGACCGCTACCTGGCGGTGGTCCGAGCCACGGACACCAACACCGGGGGCCTGAGGCAGCTGCTGGCGCACAGGCTGGTTTACGTGG GCGCCTGGTTGCCCGCCGGCCTCCTGGCGGTGCCCGACATGATATTCGCCCGGACTCAGGAAGGAGGCGACGGGGCCACTCTGTGCCAGCGATTCTACCCAGAATACAACGCTCCCGTCTGGGTGGCGGTCTTCAACTTCCAGCTGGTCCTGGTGGGTCTGGTGATCCCGGGCCTGGTTCTCCTGGTGTGCTACTGCGTCATCGTCACCAGGCTGACCCGAGGCCCGCTCGGGGGCCAGCGGCAGAAGCGGCGAGCGGTCCGGACCACCATCGCGCTGGTCCTCTGCTTCTTCGTGTGCTGGCTGCCGTACGGAGCGGGCATCTCCGTGGACACCCTGCTGCGCCTGGAGGTCCTGCCCCGCGGCTGCGGGCTGGAGGCCGTGCTGGGCGTGTGGCTGGCGGTGGCCGAGCCCATGGCCTTCGCACACTGCTGCCTGAACCCGCTGCTGTACGCCTTCCTGGGCGCCGGGTTCAAGAGCTCGGCCCGCAGAGCGCTCACCCTGAGCCGAGCCTCCAGTTTGAAGATTTTACCGCGGAGACGCCCGGGGGCCTCCACCACCACGGAGTCGGAGTCCTCCAGTTTACATTCCAGCTAG
- the si:ch211-227n13.3 gene encoding uncharacterized protein si:ch211-227n13.3 isoform X1, which produces MSNHVNCETSEKHYAAEADCEDDADSSESFIQSSFIRVEYYRCFEYSVKWKRAMYPGRSSRPPKAAKRSPRRSPSPSEDVIQRRSRDKRRRTGPRETGEDDRDIIDLINSTPVADDEEEEDTFFEVTDGGVDESDDDRGSFSSIASGPSVLRHGVSTEKRRPSRGLCSACRALYQKTRKTKAPRMNKPSDNDPKSLTCDQWVLIKSWRPRRRPNARGKLLIRLQLVQKRLAAKTGAQRAGGSSACFRPHAFLQRNLRRHVREPVTRKRKRTRGGSRGRRRSASSTSSPGLEARGDQADTHLTLKLFPSTVAVETTEPIEVPPEQKAPKKTGGLRDLLAQLRGNSSMIVRETR; this is translated from the exons ATGTCAAATCACGTAAACTGTGAAACGTCTGAGAAACA CTACGCCGCGGAGGCTGACTGCGAAGATGATGCGGACAGCTCGGAGTCATTCATTCAGTCATCGTTTATAAGAGTTGAATATTACAG GTGCTTTGAGTACAGTGTGAAGTGGAAACGAGCGATGTATCCCGGACGCTCCTCCCGACCACCGAAGGCCGCCAAGAGGAGTCCCCGGAGAAGCCCGAGTCCGAGCGAAGACGTGATCCAGCGCAGGAGTCGGGATAAGAGACGACGGACGGGACCGAGGGAGACCGGCGAGGACGACCGCGACATCATCGACCTCATCAACAGCACGCCTGTCgccgatgatgaggaggaggaagatacgTTTTTCGAGGTGACGGATGGCGGCGTCGATGAATCGGATGACGACCGCGGCTCATTCTCCAGCATCGCCTCCGGGCCGTCCGTCCTCCGTCACGGTGTCTCCACCGAGAAGCGGAGGCCTTCGCGGGGCTTGTGCTCCGCCTGTCGGGCCCTCTACCAGAAGACGAGAAAGACGAAGGCACCGAGGATGAATAAGCCCTCGGACAACG ATCCAAAGTCCCTGACATGTGACCAGTGGGTCCTCATCAAGAGCTGGAGACCGAGGAGGCGGCCCAACGCGAGAGG GAAGCTTTTGATCCGTCTGCAGCTGGTTCAGAAAAGACTGGCGGCCAAGACCGGTGCACAGCGCGCGGGAGGATCCTCCGCCTGCTTCAGGCCGCACGCCTTCCTCCAGAG GAACCTCAGACGGCATGTCAGAGAGCCCgtgacgaggaagaggaagaggacgagaggaggttCTCGGGGTCGCCGCCGCAGTGCGAGTTCGACGAGCTCTCCTGGACTTGAGGCTCGCGGTGATCAAGCAGACACACATTTGACTCTGAAGTTGTTTCCCTCCACGGTCGCCGTGGAAACCACCGAGCCAATCGAGGTCCCACCCGAGCAGAAAGCGCCAAAGAAGACGGGCGGATTGAGAGACTTGCTCGCCCAGCTGCGTGGCAACAGCAGCATGATCGTCAGGGAAACGCGCTAG
- the si:ch211-227n13.3 gene encoding uncharacterized protein si:ch211-227n13.3 isoform X2, with the protein MYPGRSSRPPKAAKRSPRRSPSPSEDVIQRRSRDKRRRTGPRETGEDDRDIIDLINSTPVADDEEEEDTFFEVTDGGVDESDDDRGSFSSIASGPSVLRHGVSTEKRRPSRGLCSACRALYQKTRKTKAPRMNKPSDNDPKSLTCDQWVLIKSWRPRRRPNARGKLLIRLQLVQKRLAAKTGAQRAGGSSACFRPHAFLQRNLRRHVREPVTRKRKRTRGGSRGRRRSASSTSSPGLEARGDQADTHLTLKLFPSTVAVETTEPIEVPPEQKAPKKTGGLRDLLAQLRGNSSMIVRETR; encoded by the exons ATGTATCCCGGACGCTCCTCCCGACCACCGAAGGCCGCCAAGAGGAGTCCCCGGAGAAGCCCGAGTCCGAGCGAAGACGTGATCCAGCGCAGGAGTCGGGATAAGAGACGACGGACGGGACCGAGGGAGACCGGCGAGGACGACCGCGACATCATCGACCTCATCAACAGCACGCCTGTCgccgatgatgaggaggaggaagatacgTTTTTCGAGGTGACGGATGGCGGCGTCGATGAATCGGATGACGACCGCGGCTCATTCTCCAGCATCGCCTCCGGGCCGTCCGTCCTCCGTCACGGTGTCTCCACCGAGAAGCGGAGGCCTTCGCGGGGCTTGTGCTCCGCCTGTCGGGCCCTCTACCAGAAGACGAGAAAGACGAAGGCACCGAGGATGAATAAGCCCTCGGACAACG ATCCAAAGTCCCTGACATGTGACCAGTGGGTCCTCATCAAGAGCTGGAGACCGAGGAGGCGGCCCAACGCGAGAGG GAAGCTTTTGATCCGTCTGCAGCTGGTTCAGAAAAGACTGGCGGCCAAGACCGGTGCACAGCGCGCGGGAGGATCCTCCGCCTGCTTCAGGCCGCACGCCTTCCTCCAGAG GAACCTCAGACGGCATGTCAGAGAGCCCgtgacgaggaagaggaagaggacgagaggaggttCTCGGGGTCGCCGCCGCAGTGCGAGTTCGACGAGCTCTCCTGGACTTGAGGCTCGCGGTGATCAAGCAGACACACATTTGACTCTGAAGTTGTTTCCCTCCACGGTCGCCGTGGAAACCACCGAGCCAATCGAGGTCCCACCCGAGCAGAAAGCGCCAAAGAAGACGGGCGGATTGAGAGACTTGCTCGCCCAGCTGCGTGGCAACAGCAGCATGATCGTCAGGGAAACGCGCTAG
- the LOC130197769 gene encoding UDP-glucuronosyltransferase 1A1-like isoform X1 — MWNAAASVLLLLSVMAVQGNGAGDKTRGSVAETPGPEKKAKAGAAATAPATSAGFLGNLLVVPMDGSHWVGVKAIAQEMGRRGHKVIVVIPEISMRMGPGKHYDTVTYPVPYEQAYIESVMAKNKDVIKRSSLSFTEKMRTKFSQVKSIADFIHITAESLLFNDSLISHLAEQNFDAVLTDPMVPTGSLIARKLGIPTINLLRGIPCSLDMKSAGCPSPPSYVPRFFTRYSDKMSFKERTVNTVVAFLEPLLCRLFYWYFDEIAYRFLGEEIGIAEVLSDSAIWLLRMDFTLEFPRPIMPNMVLVGGINCNVRHPLPEDLESWVSGEHGFVVFTLGTMVSELPEETTAVFLDAFRQIPQKVIWRYTGKVPDGLPENVKLMKWVPQNDLLAHSGARAFITHAGSHGLFEGLCHAVPMVMVPLGGDQPDNAERLVSREIGVVLDIYSITTESLLWGLNEVINDTRYKENIQKLSALHRDRPVDPLDLSVYWTEYVMRHKGAKHLRPAVHDLNWLQYFSLDVMALLATVVLVVVILSVQCLKLFIRKLGRKRKRD, encoded by the exons ATGTGGAACGCAGCAGCGTCCGTGCTCCTGCTGCTCAGCGTCATGGCCGTGCAGGGGAACGGTGCCGGAGATAAGACGAGGGGGTCTGTGGCCGAAACCCCCGGGCCGGAGAAGAAGGCGAAGGCCGGAGCCGCCGCTACGGCCCCCGCGACTTCTGCAGGTTTCCTGGGCAACCTGCTGGTGGTTCCCATGGATGGGAGCCACTGGGTGGGCGTGAAGGCCATCGCCCAAGAAATGGGTCGGCGTGGACACAAGGTCATCGTGGTCATCCCAGAGATCAGCATGCGGATGGGTCCGGGGAAGCACTACGACACCGTGACCTACCCCGTTCCGTATGAGCAGGCTTACATTGAGTCCGTCATGGCCAAAAACAAGGACGTGATCAAAAGATCCTCCCTGTCTTTCACGGAGAAGATGAGGACAAAATTCTCACAAGTGAAGAGTATTGCAGATTTCATCCACATCACGGCCGAGAGCCTGCTGTTCAACGATAGTCTGATCTCACATCTGGCGGAGCAG AACTTTGACGCCGTCCTTACGGACCCCATGGTTCCCACGGGCTCATTAATAGCTCGGAAGCTAG GTATCCCCACTATAAATCTGCTTCGAGGAATTCCCTGTTCCTTGGATATGAAGTCTGCAGGCTGCCCCTCCCCGCCGTCATACGTGCCCCGCTTCTTCACCAGATACTCAGATAAGATGAGCTTCAAGGAGAGGACGGTCAACACCGTG GTGGCTTTTCTGGAGCCGCTGCTATGCCGACTGTTCTACTGGTACTTTGATGAAATAGCCTATCGGTTCCTGGGAGAGGAAATCGGCATCGCTGAAGTGCTATCAGACTCTGCTATCTGGCTGCTGAG GATGGACTTCACCCTGGAGTTCCCGCGCCCAATTATGCCAAATATGGTACTAGTTGGTGGAATCAATTGCAACGTGAGACATCCTCTGCCCGAG gatTTGGAGTCCTGGGTGTCAGGAGAGCATGGCTTTGTAGTGTTCACTCTGGGCACCATGGTGTCAGAGCTGCCAGAAGAGACAACTGCCGTCTTCCTGGATGCCTTCAGGCAGATTCCACAGAAG GTAATATGGAGGTACACTGGGAAGGTTCCCGACGGTCTCCCAGAGAACGTGAAGTTGATGAAATGGGTTCCTCAGAACGACCTGCTAG cacATTCGGGAGCCCGGGCCTTCATCACTCACGCTGGCTCGCACGGGCTCTTTGAGGGACTGTGTCATGCTGTTCCCATGGTGATGGTGCCACTTGGTGGGGACCAGCCCGACAACGCCGAGAGGCTGGTGAGCAGAGAAATCGGAGTGGTGCTGGATATTTATTCGATCACCACGGAAAGCCTTCTTTGGGGACTGAACGAGGTCATTAACGACACCAG GTATAAAGAGAACATACAGAAGCTGTCGGCCCTCCATAGAGACCGGCCGGTTGACCCTCTCGACCTTTCGGTGTACTGGACAGAATATGTGATGCGGCACAAAGGAGCAAAACATCTCCGACCGGCTGTCCATGACCTCAACTGGCTCCAGTACTTCTCTCTGGATGTGATGGCGCTGCTGGCTACTGTCGTGCTGGTTGTTGTAATACTGTCAGTACAATGCTTGAAACTATTCATCAGGAAACTgggcaggaagaggaagcggGACTGA
- the LOC130197769 gene encoding UDP-glucuronosyltransferase 1A3-like isoform X2 has translation MDFTLEFPRPIMPNMVLVGGINCNVRHPLPEDLESWVSGEHGFVVFTLGTMVSELPEETTAVFLDAFRQIPQKVIWRYTGKVPDGLPENVKLMKWVPQNDLLAHSGARAFITHAGSHGLFEGLCHAVPMVMVPLGGDQPDNAERLVSREIGVVLDIYSITTESLLWGLNEVINDTRYKENIQKLSALHRDRPVDPLDLSVYWTEYVMRHKGAKHLRPAVHDLNWLQYFSLDVMALLATVVLVVVILSVQCLKLFIRKLGRKRKRD, from the exons ATGGACTTCACCCTGGAGTTCCCGCGCCCAATTATGCCAAATATGGTACTAGTTGGTGGAATCAATTGCAACGTGAGACATCCTCTGCCCGAG gatTTGGAGTCCTGGGTGTCAGGAGAGCATGGCTTTGTAGTGTTCACTCTGGGCACCATGGTGTCAGAGCTGCCAGAAGAGACAACTGCCGTCTTCCTGGATGCCTTCAGGCAGATTCCACAGAAG GTAATATGGAGGTACACTGGGAAGGTTCCCGACGGTCTCCCAGAGAACGTGAAGTTGATGAAATGGGTTCCTCAGAACGACCTGCTAG cacATTCGGGAGCCCGGGCCTTCATCACTCACGCTGGCTCGCACGGGCTCTTTGAGGGACTGTGTCATGCTGTTCCCATGGTGATGGTGCCACTTGGTGGGGACCAGCCCGACAACGCCGAGAGGCTGGTGAGCAGAGAAATCGGAGTGGTGCTGGATATTTATTCGATCACCACGGAAAGCCTTCTTTGGGGACTGAACGAGGTCATTAACGACACCAG GTATAAAGAGAACATACAGAAGCTGTCGGCCCTCCATAGAGACCGGCCGGTTGACCCTCTCGACCTTTCGGTGTACTGGACAGAATATGTGATGCGGCACAAAGGAGCAAAACATCTCCGACCGGCTGTCCATGACCTCAACTGGCTCCAGTACTTCTCTCTGGATGTGATGGCGCTGCTGGCTACTGTCGTGCTGGTTGTTGTAATACTGTCAGTACAATGCTTGAAACTATTCATCAGGAAACTgggcaggaagaggaagcggGACTGA
- the ndufb3 gene encoding NADH dehydrogenase [ubiquinone] 1 beta subcomplex subunit 3 → MFMPDWRQWKVQGTPLEFTQKRLAARGLKDPWARNEAWRYSGGFARAVTLSDVLLKGFKWGFVAFTAALAVEYVMFPPKKGGH, encoded by the exons ATGTTCATGCCAGACTGGCGTCAGTGGAAGGTGCAGGGAACGCCACTGGAGTTTACGCAGAAGAGACTGGCCGCCAGGGGCCTCAAGGATCCATGGGCCCG CAACGAGGCGTGGAGATACTCGGGCGGCTTCGCCCGCGCCGTGACTCTCTCTGATGTGCTGCTGAAAGGATTCAAGTGGGGCTTTGTCGCCTTTACCGCCGCTCTGGCTGTCGAGTACGTCATGTTCCCACCCAAGAAGGGCGGCCACTAA
- the pecr gene encoding peroxisomal trans-2-enoyl-CoA reductase, which yields MAVSSVFRPGLFNHKVAIVTGGGTGIGKAISAELLELGCSVVISSRKADRLEAAAQEMSQKIPASSPASVTPLPCNIRNEDEVKELVSSALKRYGRIDFLVNNGGGQFSSPAEHMSSKGWKAVIDTNLTGTFHCCQQVYSAWMKLHGGVIVNIIADMWKGFPGMAHTGAARAAVDNLTKTLAIEWAASGVRVNSVAPGTIFSKTAMENYKEFGPTLFKMAVPFSPAKRLGVPEEISSAVCFLLSPAASYISGDTLKVDAGQSLYHSMWEIPSHSAWPEAPEGENLDALKDLLKPQSKL from the exons ATGGCGGTGTCTAGTGTTTTCAGACCGGGTTTATTCAACCATAAAGTCGCTATTGTTACGGGTGGCGGGACCGGCATCGGTAAAGCTATCTCTGCGGAGCTGCTGGAGCTGG GGTGCAGCGTGGTGATCTCCAGCAGAAAGGCAGACAGGCTGGAGGCGGCAGCTCAGGAGATGAGTCAAAAGATCCCTGCCTCCAGCCCGGCGAGTGTCACTCCTCTACCATGTAACATCCGGAACGAGGACGAG GTGAAGGAGCTCGTGTCATCGGCGCTGAAGCGCTACGGCAGGATCGACTTCCTGGTGAACAACGGAGGAGGTCAGTTCAGCAGCCCGGCCGAACACATGTCCTCCAAAGGCTGGAAGGCGGTGATAGACACCAACCTGACGGGGACGTTCCACTGCTGCCAGCAGG TCTACAGTGCGTGGATGAAGCTGCACGGAGGTGTGATCGTCAACATCATCGCTGACATGTGGAAGGGCTTTCCAGGCATGGC CCACACAGGGGCAGCAAGGGCCGCAGTGGACAACTTAACGAAGACTCTGGCCATCGAGTGGGCCGCCTCAGGGGTCAGAGTGAACTCCGTGGCTCCT GGCACAATATTTTCCAAAACTGCGATGGAGAACTACAAGGAGTTTGGACCGACTCTTTTCAAGATGGCGGTTCCGTTTAGCCCCGCAAAGCGGCTGGGAGTACCAGAGGAG ATCTCATCAGCAGTGTGTTTCCTGCTCTCTCCGGCTGCCTCCTACATCTCCGGAGACACCCTGAAGGTTGATGCAGGACAGAGTCTGTACCACTCCATGTGGGAGATACCCA GCCACAGTGCATGGCCGGAGGCTCCAGAGGGGGAGAACCTTGACGCTCTGAAGGACCTGCTCAAACCACAAAGCAAACTCTAA
- the rpl37a gene encoding 60S ribosomal protein L37a, which yields MAKRTKKVGIVGKYGTRYGASLRKMVKKIEISQHAKYTCSFCGKTKMKRRAVGIWHCGSCMKTVAGGAWTYNTTSAVTVKSAIRRLKELKDQ from the exons ATG GCCAAGCGTACCAAGAAGGTGGGGATCGTGGGTAAATATGGCACGCGTTATGGCGCGTCGCTGAGGAAGATGGTCAAGAAAATTGAAATCTCCCAGCACGCTAAATATACCTGCTCTTTCTGTGGAAAG AccaagatgaagaggagggctgTTGGTATCTGGCACTGTGGGTCCTGTATGAAGACCGTGGCTGGAGGCGCCTGGACTTACAA CACAACGTCCGCCGTCACAGTCAAATCCGCGATCAGGAGattgaaggagttgaaggaCCAGTAA